In Rhizorhabdus phycosphaerae, the genomic stretch GCGCCCCGACCTGTTCGCCGCCGCCAATCCGGCGGTGGGCGTGATGGACATGCTCCGCTTCACCAAATTCACCGCCGGCCGCTACTGGATCGACGACTATGGCGATCCGGCCAAGGAAGAGGATTTCCACGTCCTGCGCGGCTACTCGCCCTATCACAATATCCGCGACGGCGTGGACTATCCCGCCATCCTCGTGACGACCGCCGACACCGATGATCGCGTCGTCCCCGGCCACAGCTTCAAATATGCGGCCGCGCTGCAGTCGGCCTCGATCGGCCCCCGCCCCCACCTGATCCGCATCGAAACCCGCGCCGGCCATGGCTCGGGCAAGCCGACCGACAAGGTGATCGACGAATATGCCGATCTGTGGGCGTTTCTCGGCCATTGGACGGGGCTGAAGCTGCCGGAGTAGGGTTGTTGTGAAGCGGATCGTCCTGAAGCGACCCCATAGCGGGCGTTGCGCGCCAAATTGATGCGCTGCATATTTCGAGCATGGCGGACACGTTGGACCTCGACCCCGAATGGGGTGCAATCGACCTGATCGAAGAACTCGAAGCCACGTTCGGGTTCAAGATAAAAGATGAAGAGGCAGAACGCTGCTGCACCGTGGGCGATGTCTATGACGTGGTTTGCGCACACACCGCTGGATGGGACGATCAGGAAGGTCTCTGCGGATCATCGATGGTGTTCTATCGATTGCGAAGGGCGCTGCGCTTTAAGGACAAACGGTCGATAACTCCAAGCACCCCTCTCGCTCATTTGGGACCTAGCCCAAGCAAGCTAATGGATGGGCTTGCCAAGCGAAGTGGGCTCCGCCTTCCTGTGCACACACTTACCGGGCTCGGTAACACTGGTGCGGTCAGTTTGCTTGCTGGGATCGTCCTTTCTGTTGTCGCCGCATTCAATGCGCATTGGCTGTTTGCTGGCGCTTCGGCCTGCGGAGCGATCATCGGTCTCATACTGGTGTGTCGTGATCCAGGCTGCTTTCCAAACGGAATCCAAACACTGGGTGATCTCGTTCATCGCGCAGTCCCGCTTAACTCAAAGCTGGTTAAGGAGTTCGGCGGCAGACCAGCGGCTCGTTGGTCAATCCTTACTGCGATCGCCGCGGAGTATGGGAAGCTAAAGCCAGGTGACATTTCGACCGAGACTTATCTGCACAGGAAAAGTCTGGACGAAGCCAGCGCTGCCTGAAGTCTGGAAACCACCCCATTCCGGTCATTGCGGGCTGCTAGCGATAGCGCCGACAGCTGACAGGCAGCCATCTCACCCTTTCGGCCGAAAGCAGGACTTCCCCTGTCGACGCCTAAGCGGACGCTCAGATTGCGCGATCAATCGTTCCCCTCACTCCAAAAGATGAAGGCCGTATCTTCGTTGCTGCCAATACCGCCACACGGAAGAAAGCCGCTTCTATGGAGAAATCGTCGGCAGAGTGATGAGCGTGGGAGTTCGGGCTAACCAGTCCCGGCTCCTACCAAGGAAGAACCGGTTTTTCGTTGAGTGGCGCGGTACGAAACTCTTCCCGGCTTCCTTGCCAGCAGTTTGCCTCCGAGCAGGGAAAATTGTCCGCTATGACCGCCTGTACGCGGGCCGCTACGCCGCAATTGGCCGCTTTTGACACGTCTAGCATCATATATGGATCCGGGAGCAGGTGTCTTGAGATGCGGACATATTGCCCAAGCTGGTAGTAGGAGATTGGGCTACCATTCCAGAAAATGCTTTTCCCTCGGACCTCGACCCAGAATTCCCATGGTCGCACTGTTCGTCCGACTGCGGGCGTGTCCCAGTGAGGCAGCGGTTTGGGGCAAGAAGGTCCCACAAGTGCAATATCACGGGCGGTGACCAACCCCAGCAAGCCAGCAGTGCACAGAACGCTGCTCGCCAGCGCTGCGCAGGCAATCCGCTGTATCGACTTGATGGGATTCTCCCTTGATTCCTAGGCGTCGGTAGATCGCCCGAGCTTTACGGCTAGAGCTCTGGCCAAAAGCTGCCAATCAGAAAGCGACGCCCTTGCGGACGTTCGGCCGATGCGCGATCAATCCTGAATGCCGCTATACACGTATGTCGCTAGCTATCGTGGCGCGATCCACGCCGAGCAAGGTCGCTTTAGTAACTACACGGGATTTGCACCCGGCCTGCTTGGAAAGCTGCCTGACGGAGCGCTACCGGGCCTTACGCCAGCTTTGCGCAACGACTTGGTTCGCGAGGCGTATATTTGCCAGTGGAGCGCGGTATCGAACCGCACCCATTTGTGGAGAACCTCCTTTGACGTTGGCGGTCATGAGATGGTTGTCTACGCGATTGAGACCAAGCCGTAGCGCGCGAATAAAAAGTACAAGTGCTGATCCCCGCGTCATTCGATCATCCGTCTGAAATCACCAACCGCTTCCAAACCTCTCGCTATCGCCTGATGACATGAAGGATTTCATGGAAGCGGCCTTCGTCGATGCCGAAACGCTGTTCTCCTGCCAATAAAGTCCCGTTGTCTGGCTTGAGATGGAGGGAGGGACGTTTCGTGGGGTCTCGAAACTCGATAACGACCGGAGCGCCAAGCGAGCCCGGATAGGGGCGGAGTTCGTTAGCGAGTGTTCCGGGACGCTTCGGTTCGTAGGAACCGTCCTCGTCGTAAATCTCCAAATAGCGCTCGAAAGTCCGCAAATCGACCTCGGCCCAAGCTCCCCAACCGAAGCTCTCCGGCGCACCAGCAATCGGGACATACAGGACGCACCGAATGAAATAGCGTTCGCCAAGCTGGCACAGATCGTCATTGAACCTTGCCTTCTCGGTGCGCTCCTCCTCGGGAATCTCCCATACAACATCGGGCAGCTTGTATGCCCAATCCGTTATGAGACCTTCGTGCTCTTCTCCGCAAATCGAGCATATGAAACTATCGCTCAACGGTGTTCCTCACTGCTTCGGGCATCCAAGGCAGGAACGCGCCGAGAATTGCTGATGAGATTGGGGAGAGCAGAAACGCCCGAAACTCTCTCACGATGACCTCCAACTCGCTATTCGGAGAGCATGCCCAGTTTCGCGTCAGCTTTCCATCCCATCCTCGTCTTTCCAGATGAGATCGGATCGCGCGGCGGCTCTCGCCCGATAGCGGACACGCCTTGCTCGCAACTGAGTGCGGGTTTACCCGTCTCAAATGTCGGAGACGAGCAACCTTCCTGGCTGGGCGGCCGTGATTGATTGGTTCGGCTATTCCCCCAACTTTCATGACGCGGAGGTCATATCGATCGACCTCCGGCGTGATCCCGAAGAGTCCAAAGTGCGTGTGCACGCTTGGCGAAGAAATAGAGACGTGACCGACCAAGGCTATTTTCGGTGCGACCGCCATGCCCTTGTGACATTCACCATTAAAGGCATCAGGTCATTGAAGCTTGCAGGATGGAACCACCAAAACGTCCTTTCCTCGCTTTGGGCTGGCCAGACGGATGGTGGTTACGTCCTTGAACTGCCGGAGATCTATGGCGTGGATGGTGAGATCGCGGCGGTGGATATTTCTGTTTCTATCGAGCCGTTCAACGTGAGCTGAGATGGCAGCTAACCACTCCATCTCGGTCATCACGGTCTGCTGGCGCTAGCGCCAACAGCTGACTGGCTGCGATCCTAGTTTTTTGGCCGAAAGCAGGATTCCTGCTCCCGCCCCATTGTTGCCGGTGCCAGACCGTAGCAAAGTGAGCTGATGGCGACGTTCCGAGCACTCCCAATAGTTACTATCCTCGCCGGTTTGCTTGTCGGAAGCTGTGCTACACCGCCTAAGAAACTTAGCAGTGTGGAGCGGGCTAAGTGTACCGCCGAAGCTGGATATGAAAGCCGCAGCGCATTCGGCTATCCGATATGCCAAATACATTATTCAGATGGGGGCAAGGCTTGCACGGGTCGTGCCGACTGTCAGGGACGGTGCTTATTGAGCGTGGATGGTAGGCCGAATGCGCCCCTCCCGAAACAGGGGCAAGCAGCGACCGGCACCTGTGACGCTGCGCGATACAATCCCGGATGCTTCGTAACTATCGAAGGCGGCAAGGTAACCGCAGATGGTGCGTGGTGCG encodes the following:
- a CDS encoding acyl carrier protein; translation: MADTLDLDPEWGAIDLIEELEATFGFKIKDEEAERCCTVGDVYDVVCAHTAGWDDQEGLCGSSMVFYRLRRALRFKDKRSITPSTPLAHLGPSPSKLMDGLAKRSGLRLPVHTLTGLGNTGAVSLLAGIVLSVVAAFNAHWLFAGASACGAIIGLILVCRDPGCFPNGIQTLGDLVHRAVPLNSKLVKEFGGRPAARWSILTAIAAEYGKLKPGDISTETYLHRKSLDEASAA
- a CDS encoding DUF2199 domain-containing protein, which produces MSDSFICSICGEEHEGLITDWAYKLPDVVWEIPEEERTEKARFNDDLCQLGERYFIRCVLYVPIAGAPESFGWGAWAEVDLRTFERYLEIYDEDGSYEPKRPGTLANELRPYPGSLGAPVVIEFRDPTKRPSLHLKPDNGTLLAGEQRFGIDEGRFHEILHVIRR
- a CDS encoding Imm50 family immunity protein, translated to MSETSNLPGWAAVIDWFGYSPNFHDAEVISIDLRRDPEESKVRVHAWRRNRDVTDQGYFRCDRHALVTFTIKGIRSLKLAGWNHQNVLSSLWAGQTDGGYVLELPEIYGVDGEIAAVDISVSIEPFNVS